From Phragmites australis chromosome 5, lpPhrAust1.1, whole genome shotgun sequence, a single genomic window includes:
- the LOC133917998 gene encoding probable LRR receptor-like serine/threonine-protein kinase At3g47570: MLNLCHNNLSGPMPTCLNDLESLTKLDLSYNNFHGEIPNGGIFDNATIFSLDGNRGLCGGAMDLHMPPCHVVCRRKVEIVNYMVKILIPIFGFMLLIVFIYIIIPGNKTSRGPYLLLLSFGKQFPKVSYKDLAQATGNFSESNLIGRGSYGSVYKGNLIQAKMQVAIKVFDLEMRYGDKSFVSECEVLRRIRHRNLLSILSACSTIDNTEYAQSIHASTCGDVYSFGIVLLEIIIGKRPTDSMFEDELTMVSFVERNFPDKLLHIIDVHLREECKGFIQAAVESKKLFPFLPSD; the protein is encoded by the exons ATGCTCAATCTTTGCCATAACAATTTATCAGGCCCGATGCCAACTTGTCTAAATGATCTAGAGTCTCTCACTAAACTAGACCTATCTTACAATAATTTCCATGGAGAAATACCAAACGGTGGTATATTTGATAATGCTACAATTTTTTCACTCGATGGCAACCGGGGACTGTGTGGAGGAGCCATGGATTTGCATATGCCCCCATGCCATGTTGTATGTAGAAGGAAAGTAGAAATCGTAAACTACATGGTCAAAATATTGATCCCAATATTTGGCTTCATGTTACTCATAGTGTTCATTTACATTATAATCCCTGGGAACAAGACATCAAGAGGACCATACTTATTGCTGCTTTCTTTTGGTAAGCAATTCCCTAAAGTTTCTTACAAGGACCTAGCTCAAGCTACAGGAAACTTCTCCGAGTCAAACCTAATAGGGAGAGGAAGCTATGGATCAGTTTACAAAGGAAATTTGATTCAAGCTAAAATGCAAGTGGCTATTAAGGTTTTTGACCTTGAGATGAGGTATGGAGACAAAAGTTTCGTATCAGAATGTGAGGTGTTGAGAAGAATCCGTCACCGGAACCTTCTTTCTATCCTAAGTGCATGTTCAACAATAGACAATACAG AGTATGCTCAAAGTATTCATGCATCAACCTGTGGGGATGTTTACAGTTTTGGAATAGTACTTTTAGAGATAATAATAGGAAAAAGACCAACAGATTCTATGTTTGAGGATGAACTCACCATGGTTAGTTTTGTGGAGAGGAACTTTCCAGATaaattgttacatattattgatgtccATCTCCGAGAAGAATGCAAGGGCTTTATCCAAGCAGCGGTGGAATCAAAGAAGCTCTTTCCATTCTTGCCTAGTGACTAA
- the LOC133919316 gene encoding LRR receptor-like serine/threonine-protein kinase EFR: MCHSKQPAKLVLIVLPLLLLCYGIGNIQCSVVHKNSEDFHSLLEFKRGITSDPKGALSNWNPYTHFCRWNGVNCSSTRPWRATELNLTGQNLAGQISPSLGNLTFLDTLDLGSNLLHGVIPDALTNCSNLAYLDLSKNNLMGVIPPRIGFLTKLADIVLDNNDLTGGIPAALGNITSLKVLSLKLNQLNGRIPHELWQMSNIVKLVLAQNNLSGGIPQTLSNISSLQKLSLAYNMLGSTLPSNIGDALPNLQLLYLGNDHFEGHIPASLGNLSGLKEMDLQSNHFTGQIPSSFGKLLQLTYLNLAGNKLEARDSKGWEFFHALANCSFLNALSLSNNQLQGAIPNSIANLSTNLTYLLLGGNNLSGIVPPSIKKFNGLIELALDFNNLTGTIEDWIGKLTNLQHLNLRSNNFIGTIPPSISDLTQLTFLSLAENKFTGFVPPSLGP, encoded by the coding sequence ATGTGTCACTCCAAGCAGCCGGCGAAACTCGTGCTTATAGTATTGCCGTTGCTGCTGCTTTGTTATGGAATTGGCAACATCCAATGTTCTGTAGTTCACAAGAACAGCGAAGATTTTCACTCACTGCTAGAATTCAAACGGGGCATCACCAGCGATCCAAAAGGAGCCTTGAGTAATTGGAACCCCTATACGCACTTCTGTCGGTGGAATGGTGTGAACTGTAGCTCAACGCGACCATGGCGCGCCACGGAGCTCAACCTCACCGGACAAAACTTGGCTGGCCAAATCTCACCCTCTCTTGGAAACCTGACCTTCCTTGACACCCTTGATCTGGGAAGTAACCTTTTGCACGGTGTTATTCCTGATGCACTTACAAACTGTTCCAACTTAGCCTACCTAGATTTATCTAAAAACAACCTCATGGGTGTTATTCCTCCTAGAATAGGTTTTCTTACCAAGCTAGCTGATATCGTCCTTGACAATAATGATCTCACTGGGGGCATCCCGGCAGCCCTCGGAAACATCACTTCTTTAAAAGTACTTAGTCTTAAACTTAATCAACTCAATGGAAGAATTCCCCACGAGCTTTGGCAAATGTCAAACATAGTGAAGTTGGTACTAGCCCAAAATAACCTATCAGGTGGAATCCCACAAACTTTATCTAATATATCTTCTCTTCAGAAATTATCCTTGGCGTACAATATGCTAGGCAGCACATTACCATCTAACATTGGTGATGCCCTTCCTAATCTTCAGTTATTGTACTTGGGAAACGACCACTTTGAGGGTCACATTCCAGCTTCCCTAGGCAATCTGTCAGGTCTAAAAGAAATGGATCTACAAAGTAATCATTTCACTGGCCAAATCCCAAGCTCTTTTGGAAAGCTTTTACAGCTGACTTATCTAAACCTTGCGGGAAACAAGCTTGAAGCAAGGGATAGTAAAGGTTGGGAATTCTTCCATGCCCTGGCAAACTGTAGTTTTCTAAATGCACTTTCGTTGTCTAACAATCAGCTACAAGGAGCCATACCAAATTCGATTGCTAATTTGTCCACCAATCTTACATATCTTCTATTGGGCGGAAATAACCTATCAGGAATAGTCCCCCCAAGTATCAAAAAATTTAATGGTTTAATTGAGCTGGCACTAGATTTCAACAATCTTACAGGTACAATTGAAGACTGGATCGGAAAGCTGACGAATCTGCAACATTTAAATCTCCGATCGAACAACTTCATTGGGACAATTCCACCTTCCATTAGCGATCTTACACAGTTGACATTTCTCTCTCTTGCGGAAAATAAATTCACTGGTTTTGTGCCACCTAGCTTGGGACCTTAA